The window CCGCCTCGCCTCATCTGTCGGCTAAAATACCCATCGCCACCACCTGACCCGCAGCAGCCCGNNNNNNNNNNNNNNNNNNNNNNNNNNNNNNNNNNNNNNNNNNNNNNNNNNNNNNNNNNNNNNNNNNNNNNNNNNNNNNNNNNNNNNNNNNNNNNNNNNNNNNNNNNNNNNNNNNNNNNNNNNNNNNNNNNNNNNNNNNNNNNNNNNNNNNNNNNNNNNNNNNNNNNNNNNNNNNNNNNNNNNNNNNNNNNNNNNNNNNNNNNNNNNNNNNNNNNNNNNNNNNNNNNNNNNNNNNNNNNNNNNNNNNNNNNNNNNNNNNNNNNNNNNNNCAGCCCGACTCTCCCCCCGCCCACCTAGACGGAATCCCCCAAAACCCTACCGCGGAAATTCGCCCGGCGATCCGGATCGCCGGGAGAGGGCAGCCCCGGAGGCCTGCTCGCGGCTCGGCGGGTTCGCGGCGGCGGTGCTGACCGGCTGACGCGGCGCTCCGCAGATGGCCGAGGGCCGGCGCTACGGGATCGCGCCGCAGCTAGGTGAGAGCCGCCCCGGATTTTTCGGTGGGGGTTTTGTTCGGTTGGTTTTGATCCGCCTGCGCCGGCTTCATCTGGTCAACGCCTCTCGGTCTTTGTTTCGTTTTGTTTCCGCCCAACGCCTTCCCTGCGCGCGGGGATCTGGGTTTGCGGCGTCGTCGAAGATGGCGTTCGGCTGTTGCGGAATCTGGTGGCCACGGGTTTGGGTTTGGTTGGTGGGAACTCGGAAGTAATTGACGATAATTCTCTGTTTCCGCGGCGGGGATTTTGGGGAAGCTATATATGGTGCGGAGTGGAGATCTCAGTTCGGTCACTGGGCGCGGGAGTGTCCTGAGAGAGGAACCACCGGGAGCTGTAGGAGCTATTCGAAATAACCGTCAACTTGCTTTGGGTTTCGGTGTTCTGAGGAAGAATTTCGGGTACCCTGCGGTTCTAGAGTTGTGTTTCATCTGTGTGATGAGCATATCCCTTACGTGGTGGTCCTTGTGCTCTTGGGTTTGGACCGAAGTCAGTTTCACAATTTTAACAGTCGGAGTGCTAGTCACTTGGGTGTTTGGAACTACTCATAGTTACGAGGTTTTCTGAGGGAAATCGGGGTTCTAGTTGTGTCTCCACATGAACCTGAAATATGAAGTTGGATTGTGCAAGTGAATTTTGAATGACGACACATGATTTATTCTGTGTAGATGGGGAAGCAACACTGAGGACATTTTCTTTCGAATGTTTTTAAAATCCACTTCTATATGACTAATTCTCAACCTTGTTGAATTGTCTAACTCTACATTTCATTGACTTCTGAACAGACATGGAGCAGATACTGAAGGAGGCTCAGACCCGATGGTTACGCCCTACTGAGATTTGCGAAATACTTAAGAATTACAGGAATTTCCGTATAGCTCCAGAGCCACCAAATATGCCTGCAAGTATGACCCCTATTTGCTGTTCAACGCTTGTTATTTGATTATTTGTTTTtagttttcaaaattaacttatgtTTTGGGCAAATATATACCAAAGCAATATTGTGTAACTTGGGAACTGGCATTGATTTGATAACTTGAACATCATTTTGTGAGAATAGAAGTAACACTGAAATTGCGAGAACAGAAAATAAGGTTTATGATGTTTTTTCCGTTTTTATCTAGTCAAATATTGATGTCAGGTGTAAACTTAGCACATCCTGGTCGCCTGGCATACTTTTTAATGCCATATAGCAATACAAAATTATGATGCTATCCTTACTGTAACTGGTTTGAACCACATGGTTAAGCCTCTGGATCCACCATGATCTTTCTCCTGCTATCAGGATTGAACGGTTGCTATGTGATTAGTGCACCTTCTTATGCCAAGGGCCGTGTCTTGTGCCCTTGCGCAACGGTATTCTTTAAGATTTTTGGTTATACCTTATTAGTGCCTTTAGCTCGATGCCATTTTGCCTTTGGACCAGCCATGACATTGATTTGAACATTCTATTTTACTAATATCTCCATGCTTGTAATTACACGCACTATTTGGAGCCCATATATTATGAAAGTAAACATGCACATGAGCTGACAAAGTGTCTCCAAGTAGTCATGTTAAGGTTCAATTGTATCTCACTAATATTTGTATCTCTGATTGTAGGTGGTTCACTTTTCTTGTTTGATCGGAAGGTATTGAGATTTTTTAGGAAGGATGGCCATAATTGGAGGAAGAAAAAGGATGGAAAGACTGTCAAAGAAGCCCATGAAAGATTAAAAGTAAGTAAAGTTGAATGTTACCAGTACTTATTTCTGCGACATCTTGCAGTATTTTTCTAAGGGTTCCTAGTCATACTGCATCGCTTGTCTACAGAGGCAAATTAACTGACATTTCCTTACAAATCTAGTCTGGAAGCATCGATGTGCTTCATTGCTACTATGCTCATGGGGAAGAGAATATAAACTTCCAGAGGAGGAGCTATTGGATGCTGGAGGAGTAAGTGAAACTTTTAGTGATCCATTCTGCTTTTGTAATATTGCAAAGCTCGCAGTTGCTAAATAACTCATGGCATGTGCATCATATATGCTTGTATGGGGCCTACATCCATGCATGTTAACTTAGAAATACTACACTACATTTGTATTTAAGCTATCCTACCTTTGCTTTTGCAGGGACTATATGCACATTGTCCTTGTACATTATCTCGAAGTCAAGGTTACACCTAATCCTTCtatggttgcaatgttgttagctACTTGTTTACCTTATCCTTATGTCTGGACAACACTTTAGGTGTTCCATGTAAATTATATTGCTTCAATGGCATGATTGGTCTTCATATACTTTTCCTTTTGTGATACTAAATTATTAATCACACTTGTAGTTTTAGTTTGGGATCATGGTTGTTATACCGCCTATAAGGAGTACTGATTTGATTGTTACTAGCCCTGGTGGTTGATGAGCTTGATTCTTATGATAAACCATGAATTAGGCAATTGTACAAAAGAAACTGTTTCAGTGCTGGGATACTTTAAGTGATTGATCCTTGATTGGGTAGCCTTGTCAGAAATTGTTTAATAATGCCATTGATAACAGGATAAAAATGTAAAATATGTGCAGAACTTGGAGTGAAATTAACTAAAAGGGTTAAGAAATTGgactccatgtttgtaagaatattgTGCGTTTATGCTTGCATATGTCCCAGTAGCACATTGTTTGAAAACTATTATCTCATGATAAACTGACTAATCTGAACATGTTAAACTGTTTTGCCTCTCCATATAGGAACCTAATCAGCCTATTTTGGAAACCCTCTGTTTATGTTGGTTTTAGAAGTAAATTTGTCTTGTTTCTCTGCTCACAATTTTTTACTTGGCCTACTTACTTTTACTATCCTGGGTTCATAGTCTGAGTTTAAGTCGTTGCTGCCTCATTCGTTGTGAACAAAAGCTTTTTCTGCAATAAGCCGCTTAAAGTTTCATTTTCTTTGTATGTGGATATGAACATCAGGCTGGAAAATCAAGTTCTCGTACTAGGGGGCATGATAACATGCTACAAGGGGCCTATGTTGATAGCCCTTTAAGCCACTTGCCTTCACAAAGTACAGACGGTGAAAGCTCACTTAGCGGACGCGCCTCTGAATACGAGGCAGAATCAGGTAGAGTTGTTTGATCATCTTATTCTGTTCCGCGCGAAGTCCAGTTAAATAGTTTCACTGATACTATTCCAATTATGCACAGCGTATCTAAAGCAAAATTCGGTGCAGCAGATATTTATTCGGGAGGAGCCGGATACCACTCTATCTCTAGGATGCAGCAGCATGAAAATGGAGGTGGATCCATAATTGATGCTTCTGTTGTCAGCTCATACAGTCCTGCATCATCTGTAGGTAAGTGCCACCAAAAATGATTTATTCAGGTTATGAACCTAAGTTGGATGGATTTGTGACTCTTCATTTGCTACCAATGGTTAGGTAATCATCAAGGCTTACAGGCTACATCACCTAATACGGGCTTCTATTCTCATTATCAAGATAACTCACCTGTGATTCATAACGAGTCCACTTTTGGAATTACATTCAATGGGCCCAGTACTCAATTTGACCTGTCATCATGGAATGAAATGACGAAACTGAATAAAGAGATCCATCAATTGCCTCCATACCAGTCTCATGTTCCTTCTGAGCAGCCTCCTTTTACAGAAGGCCCTGGAATAGAATCTTTCAGTTTTGATGAAGTATATAGCAATGGGCTGGATATCAAGGATGATGGTCATGCAGACACTGATAGAGAAGCACTGTGGCAGGTAACAGGCACATTTTTGTGTGGCAATATAATATATATAGCATATTAATATTCTCTGATGATAAAGTTTTGTTTATGTAAAGAGGAGGTTTGCCTCTGATTACCCCCAACCCTTGTCTCCTGCTGTGCCCATGGGGCACGAGGATCTGCACGGCTATGAGCATAGGCCGTGGCACACTGCCCATGAAATTGTGTCTTATCTGCTTATGTCAACTTGTACTTTTAGTGCCTGAGTTGCTTCAGAATTTTGCAAAATGGAATATATATTGTTTCCCTATATTCTGAAATGCAGAGAGTTTTGTAACTGATAACCCTTTCACTTTTATTAACAATAGTAATTCGCGCGACATTGTTTGATGAAGTAGCCTACATACTAATTTTTGAAATGAGGTATTGGTTCTTCTCAAAAGTCAATTAGGAGCACATCTTTCTCTAACAAACAGTACCAGACTGGAAGTACAATAGTAATGCCACAAAGCGCCTTATGTATTGTTTTTATTCCGCTTAAGTGTATTGTTCCTCAATATTTCCAAAATGTAGCTCAAATGATTTTTAGGATGAGGATGGTGAGCTCAAATGCTAAATGAATTCTAGTAGGGAAAAATTAATAGGAAATTGGAATTTTAGTGGGGAAATGCTAGACTATAGAGCTGCAATGTCATTGTCAGAGCTAAAAGAGCATAGCCAATCTTAGCATGTTTGTTTCTCCAGCCTTTCGGTTACCTAGTGTTGTTAAGTATGAATCtatgatactccctccgatccataataaTCATGGATTGGAGGGAGTGTTATATATCCACTTTGCACAGATTAATATTTGCAGCTTTTATAGTGATTTTTTCAGGATGGCGTGTATTTATTTTCTTTGAATAATCGTAGTAATAGTGTTTCGTATTACATTGTTCATTAAAAGATGATTTCCTGGTTTTCATTTCCATGGTAGAACTTTTTCTTTCTTTCCCTTGCTGGTTCTTGGTATCCCAGCAGACTTATTTTGTATGTTATTTTGCACACTGATTAATTGCATCTGCTTGACTTCCATGCTACTGATATTATACTATTATTGTCTCCCCCCTAAAATATATACTATTATTGTCCGGCTTCAATTTGGTTTTGGTACTCACTTGTGAAACTACTGAATTTCAGCTTCCAAGTGCTAATGATGGTACGACTACTGAATTTCTTCAGCTTCCAAGTGCTATTGATGGCAGGACTACTGAATTTCAGCTTCCAAGTGCTACTGATAGTACATTTGCTACAGTGGACAATTTTGAACAACACAATAAACTTTTGGAGGAAGCCATTAATTTCCCTGTCCTGAAAACTCAATCATCTAATCTTTCTGATATCCTGAAGAACAGCTTTAAGAAAAGTGATAGTTTTACTAGATGGATGAGCAAAGAACTTGCTGAAGTAGATGATTCCCAAGTAAAGTTCAGTTCTGGATTGTACTGGAACAGTGAAGATGCTGACAATATCATTGGAGCATCGAGCCGTGATCAGTTGGATCAGTTTACTCTGGACCCAATGGTTGCACAAGATCAGCTGTTTAGTATAACTGAATATTTTCCAAGCTGGACATATGCAGGTTCGAAGACTAGGGTATGTCTTCTTACACTTATCCTTTTTACCTTTATTGTGCTTCTAAAGCTTGAAAGTCTTAGGAGCGCCATACGAAATAGAACTGTCTTGGTGTCTGAGTGAATTAGTGTTCTTTAACTGCTTACAAAATTTCTTGTGTCCTGCAGGTTCTTGTTACTGGTAGATTCCTAACTTCTGACGAAGTTATAAAGCTCAAGTGGTCGTGTATGTTTGGAGAAGTCGAAGTTCCAGCAGATATTTTAGCAGACGGGACTCTCAGGTGCTATTCTCCCTCGCACAAACCTGGCAGGGTCCCTTTTTATGTGACTTGCTCCAACAGGTTAGCCTGCAGTGAAGTACGAGAGTTTGAATATCGAC is drawn from Triticum dicoccoides isolate Atlit2015 ecotype Zavitan chromosome 4A, WEW_v2.0, whole genome shotgun sequence and contains these coding sequences:
- the LOC119287683 gene encoding calmodulin-binding transcription activator 3-like isoform X1, with product MAEGRRYGIAPQLDMEQILKEAQTRWLRPTEICEILKNYRNFRIAPEPPNMPASGSLFLFDRKVLRFFRKDGHNWRKKKDGKTVKEAHERLKSGSIDVLHCYYAHGEENINFQRRSYWMLEEDYMHIVLVHYLEVKAGKSSSRTRGHDNMLQGAYVDSPLSHLPSQSTDGESSLSGRASEYEAESDIYSGGAGYHSISRMQQHENGGGSIIDASVVSSYSPASSVGNHQGLQATSPNTGFYSHYQDNSPVIHNESTFGITFNGPSTQFDLSSWNEMTKLNKEIHQLPPYQSHVPSEQPPFTEGPGIESFSFDEVYSNGLDIKDDGHADTDREALWQLPSANDGTTTEFLQLPSAIDGRTTEFQLPSATDSTFATVDNFEQHNKLLEEAINFPVLKTQSSNLSDILKNSFKKSDSFTRWMSKELAEVDDSQVKFSSGLYWNSEDADNIIGASSRDQLDQFTLDPMVAQDQLFSITEYFPSWTYAGSKTRVLVTGRFLTSDEVIKLKWSCMFGEVEVPADILADGTLRCYSPSHKPGRVPFYVTCSNRLACSEVREFEYRPSDSQYMDAPSPHGATNKIYLQACLDELLSLGRDQQDEFQAALSNPTKELIDLNKKITSLMTNNDQWSELLKFADDNQLAPDDRQDQFVESGIKEKLHIWLLHKAGGGGKGPSVLDDEGQGILHLAAALGYDWAIRPTITAGVSINFRDVHGWTALHWAAFCGRERTVVALIALGAAPGALTDPRPDFPSGRTPADLASFNGHKGISGFLAEFSLTSHLQTLNLKEAMGSNASEISGLPGIGDVTGRTASPSAGQGLQAGSMGDPLGAVRNAAQAAARIYQVFRVQSFQRKQAVQYEDDNGVISDERAMSLLSYKPSKPGQFDPMHAAATRIQNKFRGWKGRKEFLLIRQRIVKIQAHVRGHQVRKHYRKIIWSVGIVEKVILRWRRRGAGLRGFRSTEVATDSSTSSSSVDVIPVKPAEDDYNFLQEGRKQTEERLQRALARVKSMVQYPEARDQYQRIMTVVTKMQESQPVEESMLEESTEMDEGFLMSEFKELWDDDMPLPGYF